In the genome of Spodoptera frugiperda isolate SF20-4 chromosome 22, AGI-APGP_CSIRO_Sfru_2.0, whole genome shotgun sequence, one region contains:
- the LOC118279899 gene encoding polyhomeotic-like protein 3 isoform X3, producing the protein MQQPMNQAEPIGGQQAMQQQMVLCPVRFVYETQVLVQPDQIQPNQTFFINPQNPPPWMNRPAPNPVVYVQQLPNNVVHQVQPQIDQNQLYLQQNFANFQLQQHMLAQNQQPNQGMQIANIVPNMVQTVQPNMQPNDRNMTATPNPQQMQTNPQMIQNQINVQRQVQNQPQPVDVQRQVYMNVRPQMNQQMNIARPVMSLNQIQNMQAMANMQNLQIQQANAGQTFVQNIGQRMPQNVNPVRPQIMGNNMMNVQNVQTIPNVQNAQPVQNVQNIQNIQNITMKPPQPPSEPNKVMNTVGTAPPQVRNFAQNYNCRPIQPRRRFESPNVPKMQPQPNIPVQQPLHIPVQPPPPPTQYNQERANSHTVVSNIATNTNFLNNPNVSRKRKSESPDEIEHKMAPQPPPKPIYKNIQQGITITKISNEIGTNTSPQHSKSNTNNVKMNSTAVQMTPAPQLMVVEAPETSDANKKSINETRTVIAPVTESDKLIRNTVFTQARGRVLQDKINDTLPIQVVENKTPESVQNATETRTDNEVQTEKDAVMTEPPVDKVQPEKAVSIPQTETVKVDVNIATEKKVVEVKSDVSKDVVKREEENKSPDIQEGKLVIDESKDQIIEVKDEKMDIPERYPQKQDILTHVVDGYVIQESNFAFPIRKPLIEKTLHANLKAESEATDALKECMKEEMKNPEVDGQLLPFHYLLLHCEKKKEEEEKEDVKQMNPFADLQHTTVKTWTVEDLSSHLMKYDWKDTVSVFQDHEIDGESLFLVSKNQLVSIGVTEENADVICAFVRS; encoded by the exons ATCAGATCCAGCCAAACCAGACCTTCTTCATCAACCCACAGAACCCACCACCATGGATGAACAGGCCGGCACCGAACCCAGTGGTCTACGTCCAGCAGCTGCCCAACAACGTGGTGCACCAGGTCCAACCACAAATAGACCAGAACCAACTATACCTCCAACAGAACTTCGCCAACTTCCAACTCCAACAGCACATGTTGGCCCAAAACCAACAACCCAACCAAGGGATGCAGATAGCCAACATTGTGCCAAACATGGTACAAACTGTGCAACCAAATATGCAGCCAAACGACAGGAACATGACAGCGACCCCCAACCCCCAACAAATGCAGACAAACCCACAAATGATACAGAATCAAATAAACGTACAGAGACAGGTACAGAACCAGCCACAACCCGTAGATGTTCAAAGGCAGGTATACATGAACGTAAGACCCCAAATGAACCAACAAATGAACATAGCCAGGCCCGTCATGTCGCTAAACCAGATACAGAACATGCAAGCCATGGCCAACATGCAAAACCTACAAATACAGCAAGCAAATGCTGGCCAAACATTTGTCCAAAACATTGGGCAAAGAATGCCGCAAAATGTGAATCCTGTCAGACCACAGATAATGGGTAACAATATGATGAACGTGCAAAACGTACAAACTATACCAAACGTGCAAAACGCTCAACCTGTTCAgaatgtacaaaatatacagAATATTCAAAACATTACCATGAAGCCTCCGCAGCCACCGTCAGAACCGAACAAAGTGATGAATACTGTGGGCACAGCGCCGCCGCAAGTGAGGAACTTTGCTCAGAACTACAACTGCAGACCTATACAACCGAGGCGCCGGTTCGAGAGCCCAAACGTACCTAAAATGCAACCACAGCCAAATATACCAGTACAACAACCTCTACACATACCCGTGCAACCCCCTCCCCCACCCACACAGTACAACCAAGAAAGAGCAAACAGCCACACAGTAGTTTCAAATATAGCCACAAACACGAACTTCTTAAACAACCCGAATGTAAGTAGGAAAAGAAAAAGCGAATCGCCAGACGAAATAGAACATAAAATGGCACCGCAACCGCCACCCAAACCGATATACAAGAATATACAACAGGGTATTACTATTACTAAGATATCTAACGAAATAGGTACGAACACAAGTCCTCAGCATAGTAAAAGTAATACGAATAATGTTAAAATGAACAGTACTGCTGTGCAAATGACACCCGCTCCACAGCTGATGGTGGTAGAAGCGCCAGAAACATCGGATGCtaacaaaaaaagtataaatgaaACAAGGACTGTGATAGCTCCCGTTACTGAGAGCGATAAACTTATAAGAAACACAGTGTTCACACAAGCTCGAGGCAGAGTTttacaagacaaaataaatgataCGTTACCTATACAGGTTGTAGAGAATAAAACGCCAGAAAGTGTTCAAAATGCGACTGAAACTAGGACTGATAATGAGGTACAGACTGAAAAAGACGCGGTAATGACTGAACCGCCTGTTGATAAGGTCCAGCCTGAAAAAGCTGTTAGCATACCACAGACTGAAACCGTGAAAGTTGATGTAAATATTGCTACAGAGAAGAAAGTTGTTGAAGTTAAGAGTGATGTTTCGAAAGATGTTGTTAAAAGAGAGGAAGAAAATAAGAGTCCTGATATACAGGAAGGGAAATTAGTGATAGATGAGTCTAAGGATCAGATTATTGAGGTTAAGGATGAGAAGATGGACATACCTGAGAGGTATCCGCAGAAACAAGACATACTCACACATGTAGTCGATGGTTATGTTATTCAAGAGTCCAACTTCGCTTTTCCG atCAGAAAACCACTAATAGAGAAGACGCTACACGCCAACCTGAAGGCTGAATCAGAAGCAACAGATGCCCTGAAAGAGTGTATGAAAGAAGAGATGAAGAATCCAGAAGTAGACGGGCAATTGTTACCGTTCCACTATCTCCTTCTGCACTGcgagaagaagaaagaagaagaggAAAAAGAGGATGTCAAGCAGATGAACCCGTTTGCTGATTTACAGCATACCACTGTTAAAACTTGGACG GTGGAAGATCTCTCCAGCCACCTGATGAAATACGATTGGAAGGACACAGTATCAGTATTCCAGGATCATGAGATAGACGGAGAATCCTTATTCTTAGTTTCAAAGAACCAACTAGTCAGTATAGGAGTTACGGAAGAAAATGCAGACGTTATCTGTGCATTCGTCAGAAGCTGA
- the LOC118279899 gene encoding polyhomeotic-like protein 3 isoform X2: MQQPMNQAEPIGGQQAMQQQMVLCPVRFVYETQVLVQPGDQIQPNQTFFINPQNPPPWMNRPAPNPVVYVQQLPNNVVHQVQPQIDQNQLYLQQNFANFQLQQHMLAQNQQPNQGMQIANIVPNMVQTVQPNMQPNDRNMTATPNPQQMQTNPQMIQNQINVQRQVQNQPQPVDVQRQVYMNVRPQMNQQMNIARPVMSLNQIQNMQAMANMQNLQIQQANAGQTFVQNIGQRMPQNVNPVRPQIMGNNMMNVQNVQTIPNVQNAQPVQNVQNIQNIQNITMKPPQPPSEPNKVMNTVGTAPPQVRNFAQNYNCRPIQPRRRFESPNVPKMQPQPNIPVQQPLHIPVQPPPPPTQYNQERANSHTVVSNIATNTNFLNNPNVSRKRKSESPDEIEHKMAPQPPPKPIYKNIQQGITITKISNEIGTNTSPQHSKSNTNNVKMNSTAVQMTPAPQLMVVEAPETSDANKKSINETRTVIAPVTESDKLIRNTVFTQARGRVLQDKINDTLPIQVVENKTPESVQNATETRTDNEVQTEKDAVMTEPPVDKVQPEKAVSIPQTETVKVDVNIATEKKVVEVKSDVSKDVVKREEENKSPDIQEGKLVIDESKDQIIEVKDEKMDIPERYPQKQDILTHVVDGYVIQESNFAFPIRKPLIEKTLHANLKAESEATDALKECMKEEMKNPEVDGQLLPFHYLLLHCEKKKEEEEKEDVKQMNPFADLQHTTVKTWTVEDLSSHLMKYDWKDTVSVFQDHEIDGESLFLVSKNQLVSIGVTEENADVICAFVRS; this comes from the exons GAGATCAGATCCAGCCAAACCAGACCTTCTTCATCAACCCACAGAACCCACCACCATGGATGAACAGGCCGGCACCGAACCCAGTGGTCTACGTCCAGCAGCTGCCCAACAACGTGGTGCACCAGGTCCAACCACAAATAGACCAGAACCAACTATACCTCCAACAGAACTTCGCCAACTTCCAACTCCAACAGCACATGTTGGCCCAAAACCAACAACCCAACCAAGGGATGCAGATAGCCAACATTGTGCCAAACATGGTACAAACTGTGCAACCAAATATGCAGCCAAACGACAGGAACATGACAGCGACCCCCAACCCCCAACAAATGCAGACAAACCCACAAATGATACAGAATCAAATAAACGTACAGAGACAGGTACAGAACCAGCCACAACCCGTAGATGTTCAAAGGCAGGTATACATGAACGTAAGACCCCAAATGAACCAACAAATGAACATAGCCAGGCCCGTCATGTCGCTAAACCAGATACAGAACATGCAAGCCATGGCCAACATGCAAAACCTACAAATACAGCAAGCAAATGCTGGCCAAACATTTGTCCAAAACATTGGGCAAAGAATGCCGCAAAATGTGAATCCTGTCAGACCACAGATAATGGGTAACAATATGATGAACGTGCAAAACGTACAAACTATACCAAACGTGCAAAACGCTCAACCTGTTCAgaatgtacaaaatatacagAATATTCAAAACATTACCATGAAGCCTCCGCAGCCACCGTCAGAACCGAACAAAGTGATGAATACTGTGGGCACAGCGCCGCCGCAAGTGAGGAACTTTGCTCAGAACTACAACTGCAGACCTATACAACCGAGGCGCCGGTTCGAGAGCCCAAACGTACCTAAAATGCAACCACAGCCAAATATACCAGTACAACAACCTCTACACATACCCGTGCAACCCCCTCCCCCACCCACACAGTACAACCAAGAAAGAGCAAACAGCCACACAGTAGTTTCAAATATAGCCACAAACACGAACTTCTTAAACAACCCGAATGTAAGTAGGAAAAGAAAAAGCGAATCGCCAGACGAAATAGAACATAAAATGGCACCGCAACCGCCACCCAAACCGATATACAAGAATATACAACAGGGTATTACTATTACTAAGATATCTAACGAAATAGGTACGAACACAAGTCCTCAGCATAGTAAAAGTAATACGAATAATGTTAAAATGAACAGTACTGCTGTGCAAATGACACCCGCTCCACAGCTGATGGTGGTAGAAGCGCCAGAAACATCGGATGCtaacaaaaaaagtataaatgaaACAAGGACTGTGATAGCTCCCGTTACTGAGAGCGATAAACTTATAAGAAACACAGTGTTCACACAAGCTCGAGGCAGAGTTttacaagacaaaataaatgataCGTTACCTATACAGGTTGTAGAGAATAAAACGCCAGAAAGTGTTCAAAATGCGACTGAAACTAGGACTGATAATGAGGTACAGACTGAAAAAGACGCGGTAATGACTGAACCGCCTGTTGATAAGGTCCAGCCTGAAAAAGCTGTTAGCATACCACAGACTGAAACCGTGAAAGTTGATGTAAATATTGCTACAGAGAAGAAAGTTGTTGAAGTTAAGAGTGATGTTTCGAAAGATGTTGTTAAAAGAGAGGAAGAAAATAAGAGTCCTGATATACAGGAAGGGAAATTAGTGATAGATGAGTCTAAGGATCAGATTATTGAGGTTAAGGATGAGAAGATGGACATACCTGAGAGGTATCCGCAGAAACAAGACATACTCACACATGTAGTCGATGGTTATGTTATTCAAGAGTCCAACTTCGCTTTTCCG atCAGAAAACCACTAATAGAGAAGACGCTACACGCCAACCTGAAGGCTGAATCAGAAGCAACAGATGCCCTGAAAGAGTGTATGAAAGAAGAGATGAAGAATCCAGAAGTAGACGGGCAATTGTTACCGTTCCACTATCTCCTTCTGCACTGcgagaagaagaaagaagaagaggAAAAAGAGGATGTCAAGCAGATGAACCCGTTTGCTGATTTACAGCATACCACTGTTAAAACTTGGACG GTGGAAGATCTCTCCAGCCACCTGATGAAATACGATTGGAAGGACACAGTATCAGTATTCCAGGATCATGAGATAGACGGAGAATCCTTATTCTTAGTTTCAAAGAACCAACTAGTCAGTATAGGAGTTACGGAAGAAAATGCAGACGTTATCTGTGCATTCGTCAGAAGCTGA
- the LOC118279899 gene encoding polyhomeotic-like protein 3 isoform X1, producing the protein MQQPMNQAEPIGGQQAMQQQMVLCPVRFVYETQVLVQPVPGDQIQPNQTFFINPQNPPPWMNRPAPNPVVYVQQLPNNVVHQVQPQIDQNQLYLQQNFANFQLQQHMLAQNQQPNQGMQIANIVPNMVQTVQPNMQPNDRNMTATPNPQQMQTNPQMIQNQINVQRQVQNQPQPVDVQRQVYMNVRPQMNQQMNIARPVMSLNQIQNMQAMANMQNLQIQQANAGQTFVQNIGQRMPQNVNPVRPQIMGNNMMNVQNVQTIPNVQNAQPVQNVQNIQNIQNITMKPPQPPSEPNKVMNTVGTAPPQVRNFAQNYNCRPIQPRRRFESPNVPKMQPQPNIPVQQPLHIPVQPPPPPTQYNQERANSHTVVSNIATNTNFLNNPNVSRKRKSESPDEIEHKMAPQPPPKPIYKNIQQGITITKISNEIGTNTSPQHSKSNTNNVKMNSTAVQMTPAPQLMVVEAPETSDANKKSINETRTVIAPVTESDKLIRNTVFTQARGRVLQDKINDTLPIQVVENKTPESVQNATETRTDNEVQTEKDAVMTEPPVDKVQPEKAVSIPQTETVKVDVNIATEKKVVEVKSDVSKDVVKREEENKSPDIQEGKLVIDESKDQIIEVKDEKMDIPERYPQKQDILTHVVDGYVIQESNFAFPIRKPLIEKTLHANLKAESEATDALKECMKEEMKNPEVDGQLLPFHYLLLHCEKKKEEEEKEDVKQMNPFADLQHTTVKTWTVEDLSSHLMKYDWKDTVSVFQDHEIDGESLFLVSKNQLVSIGVTEENADVICAFVRS; encoded by the exons tgttccaGGAGATCAGATCCAGCCAAACCAGACCTTCTTCATCAACCCACAGAACCCACCACCATGGATGAACAGGCCGGCACCGAACCCAGTGGTCTACGTCCAGCAGCTGCCCAACAACGTGGTGCACCAGGTCCAACCACAAATAGACCAGAACCAACTATACCTCCAACAGAACTTCGCCAACTTCCAACTCCAACAGCACATGTTGGCCCAAAACCAACAACCCAACCAAGGGATGCAGATAGCCAACATTGTGCCAAACATGGTACAAACTGTGCAACCAAATATGCAGCCAAACGACAGGAACATGACAGCGACCCCCAACCCCCAACAAATGCAGACAAACCCACAAATGATACAGAATCAAATAAACGTACAGAGACAGGTACAGAACCAGCCACAACCCGTAGATGTTCAAAGGCAGGTATACATGAACGTAAGACCCCAAATGAACCAACAAATGAACATAGCCAGGCCCGTCATGTCGCTAAACCAGATACAGAACATGCAAGCCATGGCCAACATGCAAAACCTACAAATACAGCAAGCAAATGCTGGCCAAACATTTGTCCAAAACATTGGGCAAAGAATGCCGCAAAATGTGAATCCTGTCAGACCACAGATAATGGGTAACAATATGATGAACGTGCAAAACGTACAAACTATACCAAACGTGCAAAACGCTCAACCTGTTCAgaatgtacaaaatatacagAATATTCAAAACATTACCATGAAGCCTCCGCAGCCACCGTCAGAACCGAACAAAGTGATGAATACTGTGGGCACAGCGCCGCCGCAAGTGAGGAACTTTGCTCAGAACTACAACTGCAGACCTATACAACCGAGGCGCCGGTTCGAGAGCCCAAACGTACCTAAAATGCAACCACAGCCAAATATACCAGTACAACAACCTCTACACATACCCGTGCAACCCCCTCCCCCACCCACACAGTACAACCAAGAAAGAGCAAACAGCCACACAGTAGTTTCAAATATAGCCACAAACACGAACTTCTTAAACAACCCGAATGTAAGTAGGAAAAGAAAAAGCGAATCGCCAGACGAAATAGAACATAAAATGGCACCGCAACCGCCACCCAAACCGATATACAAGAATATACAACAGGGTATTACTATTACTAAGATATCTAACGAAATAGGTACGAACACAAGTCCTCAGCATAGTAAAAGTAATACGAATAATGTTAAAATGAACAGTACTGCTGTGCAAATGACACCCGCTCCACAGCTGATGGTGGTAGAAGCGCCAGAAACATCGGATGCtaacaaaaaaagtataaatgaaACAAGGACTGTGATAGCTCCCGTTACTGAGAGCGATAAACTTATAAGAAACACAGTGTTCACACAAGCTCGAGGCAGAGTTttacaagacaaaataaatgataCGTTACCTATACAGGTTGTAGAGAATAAAACGCCAGAAAGTGTTCAAAATGCGACTGAAACTAGGACTGATAATGAGGTACAGACTGAAAAAGACGCGGTAATGACTGAACCGCCTGTTGATAAGGTCCAGCCTGAAAAAGCTGTTAGCATACCACAGACTGAAACCGTGAAAGTTGATGTAAATATTGCTACAGAGAAGAAAGTTGTTGAAGTTAAGAGTGATGTTTCGAAAGATGTTGTTAAAAGAGAGGAAGAAAATAAGAGTCCTGATATACAGGAAGGGAAATTAGTGATAGATGAGTCTAAGGATCAGATTATTGAGGTTAAGGATGAGAAGATGGACATACCTGAGAGGTATCCGCAGAAACAAGACATACTCACACATGTAGTCGATGGTTATGTTATTCAAGAGTCCAACTTCGCTTTTCCG atCAGAAAACCACTAATAGAGAAGACGCTACACGCCAACCTGAAGGCTGAATCAGAAGCAACAGATGCCCTGAAAGAGTGTATGAAAGAAGAGATGAAGAATCCAGAAGTAGACGGGCAATTGTTACCGTTCCACTATCTCCTTCTGCACTGcgagaagaagaaagaagaagaggAAAAAGAGGATGTCAAGCAGATGAACCCGTTTGCTGATTTACAGCATACCACTGTTAAAACTTGGACG GTGGAAGATCTCTCCAGCCACCTGATGAAATACGATTGGAAGGACACAGTATCAGTATTCCAGGATCATGAGATAGACGGAGAATCCTTATTCTTAGTTTCAAAGAACCAACTAGTCAGTATAGGAGTTACGGAAGAAAATGCAGACGTTATCTGTGCATTCGTCAGAAGCTGA